Proteins encoded within one genomic window of Felis catus isolate Fca126 chromosome C1, F.catus_Fca126_mat1.0, whole genome shotgun sequence:
- the PTCH2 gene encoding protein patched homolog 2 isoform X10, translating into MARPPPLQELPPVYTPPARAASPQILAGSLKAPLWLRAYFQGLLFSLGCGIQRHCGKVLFLGLLAFGALALGLRVAIIETDLEQLWVEVGSRVSQELHYTKEKLGEEAAYTSQMLIQTPHQEGENILTPEALGLHLQAALAASKVQVSLYGKSWDLNKICYKSGIPLIENGMIERMIEKLFPCVILTPLDCFWEGAKLQGGSAYLPGRPDIQWTNLDPEQLLKELGPFASLEGFRELLDKAQVGQAYVGRPCLHPDDLHCPPTAPNHHSKQAPNVAQELNGGCHGFSHKFMHWQEELLLGGMARDAQGQLLRAEALQSTFLLMSPRQLYEHFRGDYQTHDIGWSEEQAGTVLRAWQRRFVQLAQEALPQNSSQQIHAFSSTTLDDILHAFSEVSAARVVGGYLLMLAYACVTMLRWDCAQSQGAVGLAGVLLVALAVASGLGLCALLGIAFNAATTQVLPFLALGIGVDDIFLLAHAFTEAPPGTPLQERTGECLRRTGTSVALTSINHMVAFFMAALVPIPALRAFSLQAAIVVGCNFAAVMLVFPAVLSLDLHRRHCQRLDVLCCFSRYRPCIPTPPGLISSGPITSCPLTSISTDLPPPLSASSSPCSARVIQILPQELGDRTVPVGIAHLTATVQAFAHCEASSQHVVTILPPRAHLVPPPSDPLGSELFSPGGSTRDLLGQEEGTRQKATCNSLPCARWNLAHFARYHFAPLLLQSHSKAMVLVLFGALLGLSLYGATLVQDGLALTDVVPRGTKEHAFLSAQLSASVLSRPCCPRLPPRRPAPGCTITATGYRESRPRLTRTGLLGALPATHAAMALRMGPWPTSCSSRPGMPKSLWISARLEGGWKGQEAQRGCRPYGPRPSALSASAVDHKEASR; encoded by the exons TGGGCAGCCGGGTGAGCCAGGAGTTGCATTACACCAAGGagaagctgggggaggaggctgcGTACACCTCCCAGATGCTGATACAGACCCCACACCAGGAGGGGGAGAACATCCTCACGCCTGAGGCACTGGGCCTCCACCTCCAGGCAGCCCTTGCAGCCAGTAAAGTGCAAGTATCACTCTATGGAAA GTCCTGGGATTTGAATAAAATCTGCTACAAGTCAGGAATTCCCCTaattgaaaatggaatgattgAGCGG ATGATTGAGAAGCTGTTTCCGTGCGTGATCCTCACCCCCCTCGACTGCTTCTGGGAGGGAGCCAAACTCCAAGGGGGCTCTGCCTACTTGCC TGGTCGTCCTGACATCCAGTGGACCAACCTGGATCCAGAGCAGCTGCTCAAGGAGCTGGGCCCTTTTGCCTCCCTTGAGGGCTTCCGGGAGCTGTTAGACAAGGCACAGGTGGGCCAGGCCTATGTGGGGCGGCCCTGTCTGCACCCTGATGACCTCCACTGCCCACCTACTGCCCCTAACCATCACAGCAAGCAG GCTCCCAATGTGGCTCAGGAGTTGAACGGTGGCTGCCATGGCTTCTCCCACAAGTTCATGCACTGGCAGGAGGAACTGCTGCTGGGGGGCATGGCCAGAGACGCCCAAGGACAGCTGCTAAG GGCAGAAGCCCTGCAGAGCACCTTCTTGCTGATGAGTCCCCGCCAGCTGTATGAGCACTTCCGAGGCGACTACCAGACACACGACATCGGCTGGAGCGAGGAGCAGGCTGGCACAGTGCTGAGGGCCTGGCAGCGGCGCTTTGTGCAG CTGGCCCAGGAGGCCCTGCCTCAGAATTCATCCCAGCAGATCCACGCCTTCTCCTCCACCACCCTGGATGACATCCTGCACGCTTTCTCTGAAGTCAGTGCTGCCCGTGTGGTGGGAGGCTATCTGCTCATG ctAGCCTATGCCTGTGTGACGATGCTGCGCTGGGACTGTGCCCAGTCCCAGGGTGCTGTAGGCCTTGCAGGGGTGCTGCTGGTAGCCCTGGCAGTGGCCTCgggcctcgggctctgtgccctgCTTGGCATCGCCTTCAACGCTGCCACTACCCAG GTGCTGCCCTTCTTGGCACTGGGCATCGGTGTGGATGACATATTCCTGCTGGCACATGCCTTCACAGAGGCTCCACCTGGCACCCCTCTCCAG GAGCGCACAGGCGAGTGTCTGCGGCGCACAGGTACCAGCGTCGCACTCACATCCATCAACCACATGGTTGCCTTCTTCATGGCTGCCCTAGTTCCCATCCCTGCACTGCGGGCCTTCTCCTTGCAG GCGGCCATAGTGGTTGGCTGCAACTTTGCAGCCGTGATGCTTGTCTTCCCGGCGGTCCTCAGCCTGGACCTGCATCGGCGCCACTGCCAGCGCCTCGACGTACTCTGCTGTTTCTCCAGGTACCGTCCCTGcatccccaccccaccaggcCTCATCTCCTCGGGCCCCATCACTTCCTGTCCCCTCACCAGCATTTCCACAGACCTGccacccccactctctgcctcttccagcccCTGCTCTGCCCGCGTGATTCAGATTCTGCCCCAGGAACTAGGGGATAGGACAGTACCAGTGGGCATTGCCCACCTGACTGCCACAGTTCAAGCCTTTGCCCACTGTGAAGCCAGCAGCCAGCATGTCGTCACCATCCTGCCTCCCCGGGCCCACTTGGTGCCCCCACCTTCTGAcccactgggctctgagctcttCAGCCCAGGAGGGTCCACACGGGACCTTCTAGGCCAAGAGGAGGGGACAAGGCAAAAGGCAACCTGCAATTCCCTGCCCTGTGCCCGCTGGAATCTTGCTCATTTCGCCCGCTATCATTTTGCACCCTTGCTGCTCCAGTCACACAGCAAG GCCATGGTGCTGGTGCTCTTTGGGGCTCTTCTGGGCCTGAGCCTCTACGGAGCAACCTTGGTGCAGGATGGGCTGGCCCTGACAGATGTGGTGCCTCGGGGCACCAAGGAGCATGCCTTCCTGAGCGCCCAGCTCAG CGCTTCAGTTCTCTCAAGGCCGTGCTGCCCCCgcctgccacccaggcgccccgcacctGGCTGCACTATTACCGCAACTGGCTACAGG GAATCCAGGCCGCGTTTGACCAGGACTGGGCTTCTGGGCGCATTACCCGCCACTCATGCCGCAATGGCTCTGAGGATGGGGCCCTGGCCTACAAGCTGCTCATCCAGACCGGGGATGCCCAAGAGCCTCTGGATTTCAGCCAGGTTGGAAGGGGGCTGGAAGggtcaggaagcacagagaggctgtAGGCCTTACGGGCCCAGGCCTtcagctctctctgcctctgcagtTGACCACAAGGAAGCTAGTAGATAA